The window AGCTGATCCAGCTCAACGAGAGGCTGCAAGAGAAGTACCGGATCATCGAGGCCGAGGAGCAGCGGGCCGAGTGCCTGCGGATGGATGACGCCGATTACGCCATCGTCGCTTTCGGCATCGTCGCCCGGCTGGCCTCGATGGCCGTCGATAACCTCCGGGAGAAGGGCCACCGGGTCGGGATGATCCGGCCGATCACCCTCTGGCCGTTCCCCGCCAAGACCTTCCAGCGCTACCCGAAGGTCAAGGGCTACCTGTCGGTGGAGATGAACGAGGGCCAGATGGTCCAGGACGTCCGCCTGAACGCCGATTGCGCCGCCAAGGTCCGCTTCTATGGGCACGGCGGCGGTTGGGTCCCCACCCCGGCGGCCATCGAGGAGCAGATCCTGAAGATGGTCGATGGGGGGGACGGGGCGTGAGCGACGGGAAGGTCTACCGAGAGGTCTTCGGCAAGCCGAAGTGCCTGACCGACAATCCGTTCCTGTACTGC of the Bacillota bacterium genome contains:
- a CDS encoding 3-methyl-2-oxobutanoate dehydrogenase subunit beta; its protein translation is LIQLNERLQEKYRIIEAEEQRAECLRMDDADYAIVAFGIVARLASMAVDNLREKGHRVGMIRPITLWPFPAKTFQRYPKVKGYLSVEMNEGQMVQDVRLNADCAAKVRFYGHGGGWVPTPAAIEEQILKMVDGGDGA